In Callithrix jacchus isolate 240 chromosome 18, calJac240_pri, whole genome shotgun sequence, one DNA window encodes the following:
- the SPATA46 gene encoding spermatogenesis-associated protein 46 isoform X2, protein MENFSLLSISGPQISSSTLSAFPDIMSSRATSLSGYSFGNIQHGEQLRRNCTIYRPWFSPYSYFVSADRECHLEAYNFPEEQQDEGKWDNGLSEDMAESICSSSSSTENTCPREVTKKFRHGLDSITSQDILMASRWYSAPQNGYKCVACCRMYPTLDFLKSHIKGGFREGFSCKVYYRKLKALWSKEQKALLGDRLSLGSCQAFK, encoded by the exons ATGGAGAACTTCTCACTCCTCAGCATCTCTGGACCTCAAATCTCTTCCTCCACCCTGAGTGCCTTTCCCGATATTATGTCCTCTCGTGCCACCAGCCTGTCAG GCTACAGCTTCGGGAACATCCAGCACGGGGAGCAGCTGAGGCGAAACTGTACCATCTACAGGCCCTGGTTCTCCCCCTACAGCTACTTCGTGTCTGCAGACAGAGAGTGCCACCTGGAGGCCTACAACTTCCCAGAGGAGCAGCAGGATGAGGGCAAGTGGGACAATGGCCTTTCTGAGGACATGGCTGAGAGCATCTGTTCGTCCTCTTCCTCCACAGAGAACACTTGCCCCCGAGAAGTCACCAAGAAATTCAGACATGGCCTGGACTCCATCACATCCCAGGACATCCTAATGGCTTCCAGGTGGTACTCAGCACCGCAGAATGGCTACAAGTGCGTGGCCTGCTGCCGCATGTACCCCACCCTGGACTTCCTCAAGAGTCACATCAAGGGGGGCTTCAGGGAAGGCTTCAGCTGCAAGGTGTATTACCGTAAGCTCAAAGCCCTCTGGAGCAAGGAGCAGAAGGCTCTACTGGGAGATAGGCTCTCCTTAGGCAGCTGCCAGGCCTTCAAGTAG
- the SPATA46 gene encoding spermatogenesis-associated protein 46 isoform X1, with translation MENFSLLSISGPQISSSTLSAFPDIMSSRATSLSDITKTTVPTEASSPAQALPPQYQSITVQQGVQNTVLSPGYSFGNIQHGEQLRRNCTIYRPWFSPYSYFVSADRECHLEAYNFPEEQQDEGKWDNGLSEDMAESICSSSSSTENTCPREVTKKFRHGLDSITSQDILMASRWYSAPQNGYKCVACCRMYPTLDFLKSHIKGGFREGFSCKVYYRKLKALWSKEQKALLGDRLSLGSCQAFK, from the exons ATGGAGAACTTCTCACTCCTCAGCATCTCTGGACCTCAAATCTCTTCCTCCACCCTGAGTGCCTTTCCCGATATTATGTCCTCTCGTGCCACCAGCCTGTCAG ACATTACAAAGACAACGGTGCCCACGGAGGCATCCAGCCCAGCGCAGGCCCTGCCACCCCAGTACCAAAGCATCACGGTCCAGCAAGGGGTGCAAAATACAGTGCTCTCACCAG GCTACAGCTTCGGGAACATCCAGCACGGGGAGCAGCTGAGGCGAAACTGTACCATCTACAGGCCCTGGTTCTCCCCCTACAGCTACTTCGTGTCTGCAGACAGAGAGTGCCACCTGGAGGCCTACAACTTCCCAGAGGAGCAGCAGGATGAGGGCAAGTGGGACAATGGCCTTTCTGAGGACATGGCTGAGAGCATCTGTTCGTCCTCTTCCTCCACAGAGAACACTTGCCCCCGAGAAGTCACCAAGAAATTCAGACATGGCCTGGACTCCATCACATCCCAGGACATCCTAATGGCTTCCAGGTGGTACTCAGCACCGCAGAATGGCTACAAGTGCGTGGCCTGCTGCCGCATGTACCCCACCCTGGACTTCCTCAAGAGTCACATCAAGGGGGGCTTCAGGGAAGGCTTCAGCTGCAAGGTGTATTACCGTAAGCTCAAAGCCCTCTGGAGCAAGGAGCAGAAGGCTCTACTGGGAGATAGGCTCTCCTTAGGCAGCTGCCAGGCCTTCAAGTAG
- the C18H1orf226 gene encoding uncharacterized protein C1orf226 homolog — translation MLLLVAQAGGDTLKAIGHYVKCVFLLFVSHLLSELLSRTVDHGMFENLNTALTPKLQASRSFPHLSKPVAPSSAPLGSAEPGGAGLWVGSSQHLKNLGKAMGAKVNDFLRRKEPSSLGSVGVTEINKTAGAQLASGADAAPGAWLEEERSVLQEAFPRLDPPPPITRKRTPRALKTTQDMLISSQPVLSSLEYGTESSPGQAQDSTPTALPDVPADASQSEATMEREERGEVLPNGEVSLSVPDLIHKDSQDESKLKMTECRRASSPSLIERNGLKLSLSPISLAESWEEGSPAPQARTFSLDNEGPHPDLLSFE, via the exons ATGCTGCTGCTGGTGGCCCAGGCAGGAGGTGACACTCTCAAAGCGATTGGTCACTACGTAAAATGTGTCTTTCTCTTGTTTGTTTCCCACCTGCTTTCCGAGCTCCTTTCTCGGACAG TTGACCATGGCATGTTTGAGAATCTGAACACAGCCCTCACTCCAAAGCTCCAGGCCAGCCGCTCCTTCCCCCACTTGTCCAAGCCCGTggcccccagctctgcccctctgGGCTCTGCTGAGCCTGGGGGGGCGGGACTCTGGGTGGGCAGCAGCCAGCACCTCAAGAACCTGGGCAAAGCCATGGGGGCCAAAGTGAATGACTTCCTGCGGAGAAAggagccctccagcctgggcagtgtggGTGTGACGGAGATCAACAAGACCGCAGGAGCACAGCTGGCCAGTGGGGCTGATGCGGCTCCAGGTGCCTGGCTGGAGGAGGAAAG GTCAGTCCTGCAAGAAGCATTTCCTCGACTGGATCCTCCACCTCCCATAACCAGAAAGCGAACCCCTCGGGCTCTGAAGACCACCCAGGACATGCTGATTTCATCACAGCCTGTCCTCAGCAGTCTGGAGTATGGGACAGAGTCATCACCTGGGCAGGCCCAGGACTCCACTCCCACTGCCCTGCCTGACGTCCCAGCAGATGCTTCACAGTCAGAGGCCACcatggaaagagaagagagaggcgAAGTTCTGCCCAATGGAGAGGTGTCCCTGTCAGTACCAGATCTCATCCACAAGGATAGCCAGGATGAATCCAAGCTAAAGATGACTGAGTGCAGAAGGGCCTCTTCCCCCAGCCTCATCGAGAGGAATGGCCTCAAACTCAGCTTGAGCCCCATCAGCCTGGCTGAGTCCTGGGAGGAGGGCAGCCCCGCTCCTCAGGCACGGACCTTCAGCCTCGACAATGAAGGCCCTCACCCAGACCTGCTGTCCTTCGAATAG